The genomic DNA CAGCAGGAGTTACACTCTCTGCTGGACTTGCCTCTGCCTTTATCCAAAGTGCCTCAGATAGAGATCCACACAGTGTCTTACAGAGCAAATGTACCAACAACTTAAATCTTTAGAGcgcaacttttaaatataaacgtCTGTTAGagtcaaaccattgtcagataAAAGCCCCAGTGGAATTTCCATTGCTTTCAAAGGTCTTATGTCTCATATCAAGAGAGAATGGCATAATAAAAACGTCAGTACAGAAGCACACAATGCAACAAATCCTTAGATGACGTAGAACCAAAGCCTCAGTCCTGactatgatttcttttttcttttttttttaatataacaaaTGACTGAAAATTTGTGGTGCAATTAGACTTCCCTCATGCCGCCCTGACCTGAGAAAGAAGCCAACCACATTGGGCCTATGTGACATTTGTAATCAGTGTCTGTTCAAATTATAGTTGTAATTGCATTTCATTAGGAAGGAAATTGCCTGTGTTATTTATAATAAGAAAAGTGATTGTGCTGGAAGCTGTTTACATTATTTCCTTCTACTTCAGAAGCAATGCTCAACTTTTCATACGCGGCTAAATCTTAATAGCCTTCCTCCTATTACTCTGTGAAATGAAACCTATTTTGTTTAATTCTCAGAGACAAAACAGGCTGCATCAAAGTCCCATTATCCATACTGTCCATTTCCTCAGGGAGATCCACCAgtttagtttccattttttttaagctgtaCATTTCCATGAAGCTGGAGCCCACAGAAAACCCTcaaatgttgtgtgtatgttttaagaAACTTTTCTTTTACAGCCCCCTTGTTGACATGATCAAATCGGAGCAATTCACAGCATGAAAGCGAGTCAGTGGGAGATAAACATATAATCTCTTAAATAATTGTACAGTATgaggcagaaagagaaaaacactccCTAAAAAGTGTATGACTCGCAGCTCACTTAGAATCAACTTAATCCAAGTTTAATATCTGaatgaaatatgtcacaaatTTTGATTTACATATTCTCTCAGGCTTCCATACCCAACggagataaataaatgtacccCCTTCCATGCTGTTTGAGGTAATTCAAAATGTAGGAAATGGGAAACATGACGACTGCAACTGTGAGATATATAACTCGGAGCTTCCTAACTGGGGGCAAACCGCCACTGGGGGGCACCAAAGCTCCTTGGGGGGGGGTCAACAccaaatttgtcaaaaatatgTAAGTATATTAAGTTATATTATATCTTATATTAAGATATAAGTATATTGTCATAGTTCACCATAAAAACCAGTAACTCAACGAAAAGGTTGGGTAAAACATAACTAACCCACTTCTGTGTCAGTAGCTTTTAACACTGGCACCAGCAGTCAATAACCTCTGTAGCTACTTTTTACACACTATTAAACAATGCTATTAACCTAGACCCTCTGGTAATGCTTTGAGTGTTCATGCATATACATTTTTCATATACAACTGTGTATTCTCAGGGACACACCAAATTACCCTCAATCCCATTGTTTAGATACATTAACTCAAGTGTTCTATTGAGTCGAACACTGTCGTTTAAATATTCTTAATGTATGGTGTGGCTCTTCATTTATTGTCTCGTTtggtttaaataaacaattgaaATCTTTCAGACTCCTGACAAAGTGTTTTGGATTAAATGGATACATAGCCTTGAGGAGAAaagtgttttcaattttctccccCATGCTCAATCAATAAGTCATTATAGGCTTTGAACAAGTCACTACCAGTCGGCTTCTGCAGATTTGGGAATCCTtctccacataaaaaaaagtcacaattgcTACAAATTCAAAGCTATTATGTCTCTGTTGCATTAGTGTTTTTGAATTCATACAAGACTGAGGATGAGGTGAAAGCTCTCTAACCCTTACCCAATATCAGTTCCTTCTCTACCTTTGGCTGTGGCAATGCATTACATTTGGTACTgaacaatatatattttttccattttacagaCAAGGAACACAATTAACAAAATACAGTACTTGCCCAtgcttatttacatatttacatttttaagttaTTATCTCTGAGTTGAAATCTCTGTTTTATCACAAATATTTTCGCTGGCTGACTCTCGAAATGTGGAAATTTACACTTGTTATGGTCAGCTGCTTGGTAACATAAATATCTAATTTGCCAGTCACATGGCATTGACTGAATGCATCAAGGAATGCAGACCAGGGCAAGATGACCTTCTGAAGTTAAAACCAAGAATCAGAATGCGGAAGAAATGTGAAATTGTGGCATGGTTCTTGTTGCCAGATGGGCTGGTCCGAATATTTAATAAAGTcaaatttgttttgaaaaaaatgcatgaaGTTTTCAGTCATCCTGAGAGACCTTGTTGGATATTTCCAGCAAAGAGccaaaaaaatatacacatacatctgGCTACTTGGCTACAAAACAGGAAGACACACTATGTACCACACAAGGTCATGCCTCAGAGTATTACAAGACACCAACAgctgtttgaaaatgtaatgtaCCACCATGTGACCCGTCTCAGAGGTGACCATGCTGCAATGTGCACAGCGTACTCTGACACTCCATGTTATTGTCTATTGATTGAAGTATATCTCTCACTAGTCTGTACCAGTGAGGCTTTCAGTCCACTTATCTGCTGTGATGAGGATAATAATGGTGACTTCACTCCCTCATGGCCTCATTCAAGAACAGCCGCTGGCGCTGGACAAGCCTGTGACAAATGTAAAATTGTTTATGCATATTTTAAGATTCAACTGACACATGCTGTCTTTCAACGGGTCATTTCATTCAAGATTTGCTGAGTGTTTACCATAAGTGTATCAAAAGGAACTAGACATATAGAAATAGATGTAGCTACTTTATTATTCAAAAGCCACATTCCCAATCTTTGTCTGGTCTGTTTTGAATTGGGTTTCAACAACcacataaattaaatttatgatgattttcattattatttgattacaATAAGCTTAGATGTAATAGCTGAACATGTTATTTGAGTTTAAAAACAAGGGTCCCAGCTATAACTACTGATGTTAAACAGAACATTCCTGCAAACTGTGATAGAATAGtataacacaataaaacatcacagaCTTCAGCCTCCAAAATCTCCATAAAGTTACATTTACATAGCAAGTAAAAGTTTGAACTCAAGCTGAACTTTCTAACCATGGAGGTAGGATTTATTGCAGGCCCATTACATTCAGCCCCAACcagtaaaacatttataaatcaaatgttattgtcattgtgaCATTCAGATTAAAATATGTCACAGTGCAATGACACATAGAGCCATGAATCCGACAGTGTCTTTCCCACATTTAGTTTTTATACCttcatacatttataaataattaaaaaaacttcTTCCCTCTGAAGTTTTACTATTATAttcttttcacaaaacattaACCCTCGGTTATAATAAAACCAAGTTCATGCTGAACTTTGTGCCGATTCTAAAGGCCAATGTCCAAAGATAGAGGActtcgtcatcatcatcctcatcattatAAAGACAGTTCCCTCACACCAGAGTGAAGAACCACGTGACGCCTGCTTTTAAATCACAGTAATCGCCTCTGTCacgaaaacaaaataaacttttaataGTTCTGcattaaactaaacatttaaTGCAAAACTAAATGTATAGTTTGGGAAATTACTAATCTATAATTTGACGCTCTCCACTTTATTTCGCTGCAGTTACTACACTTCCTGGTTAGGAACCAATGACGGTGTAAACACAAGGTCACGTGTTAAGCTCTTCTGCTCTACGACGTTCACAGTGTCGACGTGACGGGTGGGTGAGTGCTTTTCTGTCGCTTTTTTGAACGTGGGTTTTGAACAACAGCCTGTGGGTACATGTACAAGTTCTAAAGTATATATGAGACTGTTTATAATGACACTCTGTGACGTGCATATTCACCAGTGTTACGTAAAAATGAGCTGCGTGTCTGCTGTTCTTGCTTGTGCTAAACTTTTTTTGAATCACGAGCATGAGATTCTGTTTTTAATATGATCCCAAATTATACAgccccaaacaaaaacaaacaagctaaATGTTAGGTTGGATAATTAATATGTGGATTCGTGtaggacacaaagacaaaacgCTCCCTCTATCGAGTCCAATTTCGTCCAAAAACCATAAAGAAACGTAAATGACATGCTCTTACCTCACGGTACAAAACTATTTACCTCTCCAAACAGCAACACCTAAAACCCGCTACCCTCTTTTTCATGAAGCACTTTGGGATCAAGAGTGACACTCCGCCTTGTGGCGGGAGGCTGCCAAGACAACCCCCCcccagaaaataaacaaataaaacaccaccATTTTTGCAGACACAGAAAGGATCTTAACCGAAGGAATCGTAATCTGAATATTCAAAAATATATGCTGGATTGGTTTAGActacttaataaaataaaatggatatGAATTAATCTCTCAGCACAGAAAACTTGACTTGTATAACTGTGATTGaagctttgtgtttttctttacatcTCTATAACTGAAAGCACAAGGAAGACTTTTAACATCCCTTAAGGAAGAGTAAGAATACATTATAAATATCTTAACTTAAGCTTTTATAAGCTTTAATATCCTCAAAAAACACGTTATAGCCTACCAGTAAAcctattatatacatttttattggaTGTCTCTTTTGAATTTTATTCTAGCTCCTGAAACTCTAAAATACTGCAACATGTGTCAAAGGGGTTTCTACTGTGACCTCATGGCATAAGTGACTGTTGTTTATAACCCTGCACGTCTTGCAGCATGCATAATAAttaactgtttgttttattttcgaAATTAAGACACAGACACTAAGATCATCAATCACCAACTGAAATACATGCACATAAAGGTTTGTGTAAATAttcctaaacaaagtgttatcccatCCCAACTAGGTAATGCTTAGCCCTAACCTTATCCAGTTTCTTAGAAATTAGGTGCTGCGTctgtaggaccaggttttggtctccatggggactactggtcctgacttggtcagtgtttattccaGAAAATGTCTTAAAGGTAACGAATACAAGTGCCCGCACGCACAGGTTCCCATAAATTGCTGCTCTCATTTCAGTAAATATTAGAAAAATGGGAATGTCCTAAAGGTTCTGACTGAAAGCcaacactcttttctttttaaaattatattaatgTACCATGGCAAATGTCAGTTTTGGTTTATTAAATATCGGACCACTGCCTTATGAATATGGATTCATAAGCTCTGGCACAATCTAATCTCCATTAGAGGAATAATAATCTACAGTAATGTATGGGTGGTCACTTGTGATTTTTCTCTGGAGCTGTAAGGCCTCGGTCTACTGTCAAATCATTATAGGTCTCTGCAGCATCTGTTGAGACAGCCTGTCAATTATTACATCTTGGCTTGTAAGGTTGAAGGcggtgctgtttttttttgtttttcatttctaacGGTAGTGGCTTTGGTTGCTCGCATACATTATGTACATTGATATGCAGTATGTACTGTCCTTGTAAACCTTTCATGGCCCTGATATCTCATTTCGTTTTGCCTTAGCTTTGCTGTcttatttaacatatttatcaCATGATTGCATGTCATGtattcttttgtgttttgaattaattaattgtttggGATTATTTCTTATTACTTTCCGCTAAAATAAACCTGCTTAAACAAAACATACCCTCTGAGTTTGCAGTaggaaacatttctttaaacaaaatgaaacttgttatttttcatgttttgattGCAGAGAAAGGATCACTATGGGACGCCTGGACGGGAAAGTTATTGTGCTGTCAGCCGCAGCGCAGGGAATTGGACGTGCCTCTGCAATAGTAATGAGCTTCAATAAGTACTTCTCACAGATAATATTCCAATGATATCATGTTTGTCCATTTGATTGTGGTATTCACACTGAAATGAATgtatatttttgaattaattgaGTATTTTAAACAATGCATCTGCACGCAGGGCCatacatgttctccctgtgtgtgtgcatttcttcagtttcttctcacatgtccaaaaacacgcCGAGGATAATTGGACCATAAACTGTCcaactgtccaggttgtaccccacctttcactgtatgtcagctgggattggctccagcttcccacaaaccctcatgtggaagataaagtggtagacagtgGTTGAATATGTGCAAGCAACCTGAGGGTTTTCatgcatttttctttcaaattatTGTTTCAAAGACACCCCATCTTTATAATAAGGCAAGGCACAACACTAAAATCAACACAGAAATAGAGAAAACTGTTATTATAAAAGTCATTGTTTTATACATTTGGTTTTCGTtttgaataaagtatttctatttttttaacgATATACTGTCACTCGCTATAGATATGCTGTAAATAACTGCAGTAATAGTGATTTCTTGAGTTGACTCAAAACCATTGTCAGGACACTCCTCATACACAATCCTCTTTCCAGCGAGATGgcaaacaaaacacttgaaaatCTAACAACCATGCTTGTAACGATGGGGTCATCATCACTTCCATTCCCTTCAAGTGATGTCTTTAACTGTAATGCTGTGGTTCGTATATAACACGGCTTCATGTCATGTGGTGGAATTCAACTATAGAGATGTGCTGTCTGTTTACTCTGTCTCAGTCCATTACTTTCAAATGACATAGCATTACCGGTTGCATATGGCGATAAGTCTTTTGAGCATTTTCCATTTCAACCTTAAAATTGATGTTGCGTCGATGTGCCCTGCTCTGTGGTTAATGATGCAGCCACTCCATCTGCTGTCAACTGACCGGGAGAAATGGATTGACAGTGAGAGTTGTATCTATGGATACATGGCAATAGAAGTAGAAACCTGAATTATCACCTCAAATCACAAGAAGGGGCCGTGTGTGTTCAGGCTAGTAATTCACATTTGATGGGTCGGAAAAATAACACTCCTAATCATTTTCTATCATCAAGCACTTCTTTGACTCATACTTTTCATCTGTAGGCGTTTGCAAAGGAGGGAGCTCacgtcacagccacagacatCAATGGAGAGAAGCTGAAGGAACTGGATGGTATTCCAGGTAATTTCTCTTGGTCTGCagctgccatctgctggttaACCAGTGTTATGCTGCCAAAGTGACTGAGCAAGAAATATCTGTAAATAGCTTTACAAAAACCCTATAACCTTTTGCTATAagagaaatggaaaagaaaTCTAAGCCAAGTGACGATTCATTTCAAAACTAATAGACTGTTTAATTGAGGTTCtatacatatttaattattagGACATAATACACTCATATACAAATATCCTGGTAGACAATATATGTAAACAGTGATCAGTAATTTGGAGGATGTTTATgtatgggagaaaaaaaaagagcaaaacaatATCTTCCAGTCTCTGCTGGAACAGGTTTGAATAAATTCAAAGTCAACACTCTTTCCTCTCAACACCTCCTTTCAGGCAAGTCAGCGGAAAGTCATGTCACTTCCAACTGCTCTTGTAGAGCTGATAAGTGGCcagtagaaaaacacagaggttgTAGCAGTTACTCAGTTCTGACCAACAGATAATTGACTTGAGGCTACTGAAAATAGGAAAGCAGCTGgaaattcaataaatgttatctGCCAAGTCTAaattaatctaataataatactataattCATGTCATGATAATCTCTTTTCCTGGTCATTAACAGGGATCAAGACCAAGGTGGTGGATGTGACCAAGAGGGACCAAGTGGAAGCCCTGGCCAAGGAGCATAACCATGTAGATGTGCTGTTCAATATAGCTGGGTACTTTATCcattcttcccccccccccccccccaaattaCTAAAGCAGTATAAACATAGTGCTTcacaaaaaaaggtaaatataTCTCCATGTACATGAAATGGAAGATTGTGCAAACAAAGAGGAATGGGCAGTTTTGCACAGCAGTCATTTTAACAGGTTACATTCAGTCACAGGTGTAAACAATAAAATTCAAATTGCTGAGTTCAATTTTACTTACTCCGTTTCTGGCAAGTGGCAGCCTCTCATGAAGACCCCCATAAGAATCTGACTTCTTTGTGATCAGACTGTGACCATGTTGAAAGTTCAGAGGGGTCACACCGGCATGACACTAGTGTACACTCATATGTGCCgtgctttatcatctgtttccttctaaatgggaacattttttacaaaaatgaccATGTTCCATTGAAGCAGACCCAAAACTAGTGAACTCTTTAATAAAGTAATGGTTTCAGGCTGGCTCAACTGTCACATTGTCCTAACTGTACTGAACACAGCCATCGTTaatttgatcagtgtttttccaaCTAAAATGCAAAGGGCCCGTTTTGTAGAAACTGAAACTATAAAGCTGAGAGTTCCCCACACTTTACTGTTTAACCTTCACTTAACCTAATGTCAGTCATCATAAGGTCTTGAGATAAGTTAAATTAGGTCCATTATCTTAGCTTATTTTGCCTTACTCCTTCGATGATTTATAGACCAGTTTGCTTTCTCCTCTGtcatgcactgcacacaggtttgtgcaccATGGCTCCATCTTGGACTGTGAAGAGGCCGACTGGGACTTCACGATGGACGTGAATGTTAGGAGCATGTATCTTATGTGCAAGGCTTTCCTGCCCAAGGTGACCTTTGCCCACTTCATCGCATGCTTAACACAGTTGATCCTGTAGTTGAGCAACTGAAATAGGTTGGAAATTGAGTGACATatgttcatatatttttttctcatcCTTTGTTCGCTGGGATTACCTGCATTACTCTGAGCCTATGACATGATTGGGCAGTGACTGCCCAATCACTAATCCAGCTTTAGCTACAAACTCACCAAACTGGCACTATGGATGATTTAACTTTGTTACATAAAAATATCGACTAAagtttgtttaatttgaattatttttaattattatcctagtttttttcaattcatagttaaaaatcaattaataatctgTATGCCCACTTTATGATTTGTCTTGTCATTGTAGATGTTGGCAAAGAAATCAGGAAACATTATCAACATGGCCTCTGTTGCATCAAGCATAAAAGGTAAAAGATATTCCACACATCTTTTCAGTGTAGATGAATGGAGAACAAATATTATGCCCAATTTGAGGAACACTTAAGTATGACCAAGATCAGTGTAATCCTCTTATCTTAGATTATTgcttagcgtgtgtgtgtgtgtgtgacatgtgtttCCTTGACACAGGTGTTGTTAACCGGTGTGTCTACAGTACCTCTAAGGCTGCAGTAATCGGGCTCACCAAATCTATCGCGGCTGATTTCATTGATCAAGGCATTCGCTGTAATTGTGTTTGTCCTGGTAAGTATAAAGTGTTGTGCAAAAGTCTTgagccaccattagatttgttgttttacgtTTGAACAATAGCACGACCCTGGCTCTCATAAACCTGGAGTGGAGCCCTAATTAATGTCACTggtaaaaacat from Solea solea chromosome 10, fSolSol10.1, whole genome shotgun sequence includes the following:
- the bdh2 gene encoding dehydrogenase/reductase SDR family member 6; this translates as MGRLDGKVIVLSAAAQGIGRASAIAFAKEGAHVTATDINGEKLKELDGIPGIKTKVVDVTKRDQVEALAKEHNHVDVLFNIAGFVHHGSILDCEEADWDFTMDVNVRSMYLMCKAFLPKMLAKKSGNIINMASVASSIKGVVNRCVYSTSKAAVIGLTKSIAADFIDQGIRCNCVCPGTVDTPSLRGRIQAQPDPEQAYKDFMARQKTGRMCTAEEVAYLCVYLASDESAYVTGTEQIIDGGWRL